From the Corynebacterium zhongnanshanii genome, the window ACGCAGAACGTGCAGCGCTGAACGCTCCCATCCAGGGCTCGGCGGCAGACATCATTAAGTTGGCCATGATCCGGGTGGATCGGGCACTGAACGACGGGGGATTCCGCTCCCGCGTGCTGCTACAAGTCCACGATGAATTGGTGGTGGAGGTAGCCCCAGGAGAGCTAGACGAGGTGCGCCAGCTTCTGCGTGAGCAGATGGATGGCGCCGCAGAGCTCCGCGTGCCGCTCGACGTGTCCGCCGGCGACGGCGAGAACTGGGATGCTGCCGGGCACTAGCCTTCTAGAGTAGGGGAGGTGCTGGCGTCGGCGTCGTCGGTGGATTTCTTCGCGCTAAAGGCACGCTCCAGACCCACCATGATGGCCACCGCAACGGCGCCTGCGAGGAACAGGGTGATCGCCAACCCGATGTCCTGAGAGGGTGCCTCAAGGTTGGCGCTCTCATCCTGCCACGGCCACAGGGCTCGTAGGGAACCAAGCATGAGGCCGGCCATGACTACCAGCGTGATGTCGCGGTGGTCTTCCAGGAGTTTCTCCAAGATGCGCACGAAGGCGATGATGCCGGTGAGGGCACCCAGGGCGAATACGCCGATGTAGACAAGGTCGCGCTCATGAACCGCGCCCATCGTAGCGCTGTAGAGACCCACGGCCAATAGGAAGAAGGAACCGGAAACGCCTGGCAGCACCAGAGCACAGATGGCTACAGCGGCCGCGAAGAATACGACGATGAGGCTTGGGTTGGACTGAGGCGCGCTGGTCACGCCGGTGAGGAGGAACGTGGCCACGGCGGCGAGGATGAACGCCACGATGGCGACGGGCAGCTTTCGTGAGACAGCTTCCTTGTTGATCATGGACAGTGGCACCACAAGGGAGACCAGAACCATGCCGAAGAACAGTGCACGGGATGCCACGGGCTGATCAGTGACGAACGCCTCCATCACCCCGGCCATGGACACCACAACTGCTGCCATGCCGACGAGGAGGGAGATGAGAAATAGCCAGTCTGCGCTCTTGAGTTTCTGGATTGCTGCAGAACGATCCTTGACCAGGAGCTTCAGTCCGTCGAGGACAAGATTTGCTTGGGCTAGGACTCTTTCGTATACGCCGGTGACAAGTGCAATGGTGCCTCCTGAAACCCCAGGAACGAGCTCGGCCATTCCGATCAGGGCACCGCGGATGATGTTAAGTAGGATGCTCATTGGCTACCACTATAAACAAAACCCCTCCACGGAGGCGTTTTTCTGCGGTGTGGCGCGTTTGCACAGATAGTACAAGCTGTGTAACATTTGCAATGTTGTGCGCCCGCGCGGGCGTGCTTTGCAATTGTCCGTTTTCTATTCGAGTCCGTTTCGGAGACAACTAACACATGTCCACCAACAACGCACCTCAGGTAGCCATCAACGATATTGGTTCCGCTGAGGATTTCCTGGCAGCCATCGACGCAACCATCAAGTACTTCAACGATGGTGACATTGTCGAAGGCACCGTCGTGAAGGTCGATCACGACGAAGTTCTGCTTGATATCGGCTACAAGACCGAGGGTGTTATCCCTTCCCGTGAACTGTCCATCAAGCACGACGTAGACCCAGGTGAGGTCGTTGAGGTCGGCGACGTTATCGACGCTCTTGTTCTCACTAAGGAGGACAAGGAAGGTCGTCTGATCCTGTCCAAGAAGCGCGCACAGTACGAGCGTGCGTGGGGCGCCATCGAGGAGCTCAAGGAGAAGGACGAGCCAGTTACCGGTACCGTTATCGAGGTTGTCAAGGGCGGCCTGATTCTGGACATCGGTCTGCGCGGCTTCCTGCCTGCTTCCTTGGTCGAGATGCGCCGTGTTCGCGACCTGCAGCCTTACATCGGCCAGGAGATCGAAGCAAAGATCATCGAGCTGGACAAGCACCGCAACAACGTTGTGCTGTCCCGCCGCGCATTCCTGGAGCAGACCCAGTCCGAGGTTCGCTCCGAGTTCCTTAACCAGCTGCAGAAGGGGCAGGTCCGCAAGGGCGTTGTCTCCTCCATCGTCAACTTCGGTGCCTTCGTGGACCTGGGTGGCGTAGACGGCCTGGTTCACGTCTCCGAGCTGTCCTGGAAGCACATCGATCACCCATCTGAGGTTGTCTCCGTGGGCGACGAAGTGACCGTCGAGGTTATCGAGGTTGTTCTGGACCGCGAGCGCGTCTCCCTGTCTCTGAAGGCAACCCAGGAAGACCCATGGCGCGTCTTCGCCCGCACCCACGCCATCGGCCAGATTGTTCCGGGCAAGGTCACCAAGCTGGTTCCATTCGGTGCATTCGTCCGCGTGGAAGAGGGCATCGAGGGTCTGGTACACATCTCCGAGCTGGCTGAGCGCCACGTTGAGGTTCCAGACCAGGTTGTGAGCGTTGGCCAGGAAGTGATGGTCAAGGTCATCGACATCGACCTCGAGCGTCGTCGTATCTCCCTGTCCGTCAAGCAGGCTGACGAGGACTACAACGAGGAGTTCGACCCATCCAAGTACGGCATGGCTGACTCCTACGATGAGCAGGGCAACTACATCTTCCCAGAGGGCTTCGACCCAGAGACCAACGAGTGGAAGGAAGGCTTCGACGAGCAGCGCGAGGCTTGGGAGGCACGCTATGCAGAGGCAGAGCGTCGCCACACCCAGCACACCGCTCAGATCGAGCGCAACCGCGCAGCTGCTGCTGAGGCTGCTGCCAACGGCGAGGGCGGCTACTCCTCCGAGTCCAACGACTCTAAGGGCTCCGCTTCCTCCGACTCTTCCGCTGAGGACGCAGGCACCCTGGCTTCCGACGAGCAGCTGGCTGCTCTGCGCGAGAAGCTGGCCGGCGGCGAGTAAGATCCGCGCACTGCACGGCTGATTCACGCCAGTAGCACGAAGGGCATCCATCACACGATGGATGCCCCTCTTCTTTTGTGTTTTTCGTCAGGCGTCAGCCCAGAAACTATCAGGGATTCCCTGAACCCCCTTAAACAGCTCTCGCTCCAGCGGCTCCCCCGCCCGGAAGAGCGACATTTCACCCGTGGGTTCCAGCACAATGAGCTGCACCTGATTCCGATGATGAATGCCCGCGCGTCGCATTACCATCCGCATATCGGACTTTGAGATGTGATAGTGACGCATCTGCTTGTCCAAATACTGTCCGTGCGCGAACACCGCGTGTGGCTTTTCATCGAACACCCGCCGCAACCCCGACTGCTTACGCGCCGCCCCCAGAGCCGCCTCCAGCAGCATGAGCGTCACAAGCCCAATCGCGCCGGCTGCCAGGGTGGGCGGGTGGCCGATAATCACACGCCCCGCCACCGCACCGAACATGATCAGCACCACCGTGTCGAACGCCGTCATTTTCGACATCACGCGCACACCAAACGTCCGGACAAGGATGAGGAAAAAGAGGTAAATCACCACCGCGGAGAGCACCACAATCGGGATGCGCGAGGGGTCGATTTCTATCTGTTCTACAAAATGCCTATGCAGCTCCTCCATATTGTTAAATCATAGTCCTGCGTTGATTGCCATTATTATCGACGCCGGCCCGCATCCCACCCGCATCTCGTCACCGTCCCGGAACGCGGAAAAAGGCCGGTTCGCGATACACTCGCGAACCGGCCTTGCTCTCACGGCCTTGTTAAGGCCGCCACTCTTAGAGCTTTTCGATAGAAGCGCTGGCGTGCAGCGTGTCCAGCTTGGAGCTCTTGCGTGCCTGCAGGTTCCACTGGGATGGAACAGGGTATGCCTTGTCGCCAGCAGGCTGTGCAACGATTGCTACGGTGCCCGGCAACGTCACAGGCTTAGCGAACTCAATCTTGAAGCGTGCAGCCGGAGGGACCAGTCCCTCAAGGGAGGACACCAGGCGTGCCGCAGTCCACATGCCGTGAGCGATGGTGGCTGGGAAGCCGAAGGCCTTCGCGCCCACACCAGAGATGTGGATCGGGTTCTTGTCACCCGAAGCTTCTGCGTACACCTTGATATCGTCAGCGGTGACACGGACGCGGCTGAACGCATCGTCGGTGTCGGCGTCGAAGGAAATGGGATCCACGATACGGCCGTTGGTCGGCTCCAGGTTCTTGAACGGCGAGGAGCTGGACAGCTTCGCGCCCTTGGACAGGAACGCGGAGGTCTGGGTCCACACGTCAATGCCATCCACGGAGGCCACGGTCACAACATCCAGCAGCACACCCTTCGTGTGAGGGCGCAGGTTTTCAGCATGGACGCGGAAATCCAGCACGTCGTCCACGGTCAGTGGGCGCGTCTGCTCGATGGTGTTGGATAGGTGCACCATGCCCACCGCGTTGAGGGGGGAGTCCTTCGCGGTCAGCAGCTTCATTACGATCGGGAAGCTGAGCACGTACGGGTAGGTCAGCGGCAGCTCGTTGGTGAGGCGGAAGCCCGTGGCGGAGGCGTACTCCGCCAGGTGGTTTGGATCCACCTTCACGCCTTTTACCTCGAAGGCCGTGGTTGGATTGTCCTTGGCCACGCGCTTGGTTCCCACGCCCGGCACAATGTCCTTCACTGCATTCTTGTACTCATCCATCAACACGGGGATGGATGGGAGTTCCTTGTAGGTCACTGTCATGATTGTTTCCCTTTTACGCACCCATCATTGCCTGGCCACACACGCGGACAACGTTTCCGGTGACGGCCTGGGAAGAAGGAGCGGCGAAGTAGGCGATGGTCTCGGCAACGTCCACGGTCTCGCCACCCTGGTTCAGGGAGGACAGAACGCGGCCACCCACGCGGGTGCCGAATGGGATCGCGGCGGTCATCTGGGTTTCGATGAAGCCAGGGGCCACAGCGTTGACGGTGATGCCCTTGTCGGCCAGGGCGTCGGAGAAGGAATCCACGAAGCCGATCACGCCGGCCTTAGTTGCACCGTAGTTGGTCTGGCCGCGGTTACCGGCGATACCGGCGATGGAGGCTACGCCGATCACGCGACCGTTGGTGTTCAGGCCACCGTTGTCCAGGAGAGCCTCGGTGATGCGCACAGGAGCGGCCAGGTTTACGGCGATGACGGCGTCCCAGCGGCCCTCGTCCATGTTGGCCAGCAGCTTATCGCGGGTGATGCCGGCGTTGTGCACGATGATGTCGATTGGTCCACCGTGGCGAGCCTCGGCGTGTTCCTTCAGCTTGTCAGCGGCGTCCGCGGCGGTCACGTCCAGTGGCAGGGCGGTGCCCTTGACGCGGTTAGCGGTCTCTGCCAGAGCCTCGCCAGCCTGTGGAACGTCCACGCAGATCACCTTTGCGCCATCGCGTGCCAGAACCTCGGCGATGGTGGCGCCGATGCCGCGAGCAGCACCGGTGACAACAGCGATCTTGCCCTCAGATGGGGTGTCCCAGGAGGCAGGTGCGGATGCCTCGTCAGCGTTCACGCGGATGACCTGAGCGTCCACGAAGGCAGACTTGCCGGACAGGATGAAGCGGAGGGTGGATTCCAGGCCAGCCAGGTCAGCGGAGATGTCAGGGGAGGTGTAGACCAGCTGTGCGGTGGCTCCGCGCAGCAGCTCCTTCGCGACAGAGCGGGTGAAGCCCTCCAGTGCGCGCTGTGCGATGCGCTCGTCGGAGTTTGCTGCCAGCTCAGGGGTGGTTCCGATAACCAAGATTCGGGCAGATGGCTGAAGCTGACGCATGATGGGGTGGAAGAAATCGTACAGCTGACGCAGGTCTTCTGGCTTGGTGATGCCCGTTGCGTCGAAGACGAAGGCTGCGTACTTGTTGTCTCCCACGGTGGTGGTGATCTTGTAGTCGTCGGCCAACATCTCTTCGATGCGGCTTACCAAGCGACCGGAACCACCCAGAAGTACGCGACCGTCCAGAGCAGGCTCGCCGGCCTTGTAGCGGCGAAGCTTGGTAGGAACAGGCATTCCGACCTGCTTGGCGATCTTCTTTCCTGCATCGGAATTAATGAACTTCAGGTATGCGTCCTGGTTTTGAGGCACGTGTCAACTCC encodes:
- the rpsA gene encoding 30S ribosomal protein S1, yielding MSTNNAPQVAINDIGSAEDFLAAIDATIKYFNDGDIVEGTVVKVDHDEVLLDIGYKTEGVIPSRELSIKHDVDPGEVVEVGDVIDALVLTKEDKEGRLILSKKRAQYERAWGAIEELKEKDEPVTGTVIEVVKGGLILDIGLRGFLPASLVEMRRVRDLQPYIGQEIEAKIIELDKHRNNVVLSRRAFLEQTQSEVRSEFLNQLQKGQVRKGVVSSIVNFGAFVDLGGVDGLVHVSELSWKHIDHPSEVVSVGDEVTVEVIEVVLDRERVSLSLKATQEDPWRVFARTHAIGQIVPGKVTKLVPFGAFVRVEEGIEGLVHISELAERHVEVPDQVVSVGQEVMVKVIDIDLERRRISLSVKQADEDYNEEFDPSKYGMADSYDEQGNYIFPEGFDPETNEWKEGFDEQREAWEARYAEAERRHTQHTAQIERNRAAAAEAAANGEGGYSSESNDSKGSASSDSSAEDAGTLASDEQLAALREKLAGGE
- a CDS encoding 3-oxoacyl-ACP reductase, which gives rise to MPQNQDAYLKFINSDAGKKIAKQVGMPVPTKLRRYKAGEPALDGRVLLGGSGRLVSRIEEMLADDYKITTTVGDNKYAAFVFDATGITKPEDLRQLYDFFHPIMRQLQPSARILVIGTTPELAANSDERIAQRALEGFTRSVAKELLRGATAQLVYTSPDISADLAGLESTLRFILSGKSAFVDAQVIRVNADEASAPASWDTPSEGKIAVVTGAARGIGATIAEVLARDGAKVICVDVPQAGEALAETANRVKGTALPLDVTAADAADKLKEHAEARHGGPIDIIVHNAGITRDKLLANMDEGRWDAVIAVNLAAPVRITEALLDNGGLNTNGRVIGVASIAGIAGNRGQTNYGATKAGVIGFVDSFSDALADKGITVNAVAPGFIETQMTAAIPFGTRVGGRVLSSLNQGGETVDVAETIAYFAAPSSQAVTGNVVRVCGQAMMGA
- a CDS encoding MaoC/PaaZ C-terminal domain-containing protein translates to MTVTYKELPSIPVLMDEYKNAVKDIVPGVGTKRVAKDNPTTAFEVKGVKVDPNHLAEYASATGFRLTNELPLTYPYVLSFPIVMKLLTAKDSPLNAVGMVHLSNTIEQTRPLTVDDVLDFRVHAENLRPHTKGVLLDVVTVASVDGIDVWTQTSAFLSKGAKLSSSSPFKNLEPTNGRIVDPISFDADTDDAFSRVRVTADDIKVYAEASGDKNPIHISGVGAKAFGFPATIAHGMWTAARLVSSLEGLVPPAARFKIEFAKPVTLPGTVAIVAQPAGDKAYPVPSQWNLQARKSSKLDTLHASASIEKL
- a CDS encoding DUF368 domain-containing protein; this encodes MSILLNIIRGALIGMAELVPGVSGGTIALVTGVYERVLAQANLVLDGLKLLVKDRSAAIQKLKSADWLFLISLLVGMAAVVVSMAGVMEAFVTDQPVASRALFFGMVLVSLVVPLSMINKEAVSRKLPVAIVAFILAAVATFLLTGVTSAPQSNPSLIVVFFAAAVAICALVLPGVSGSFFLLAVGLYSATMGAVHERDLVYIGVFALGALTGIIAFVRILEKLLEDHRDITLVVMAGLMLGSLRALWPWQDESANLEAPSQDIGLAITLFLAGAVAVAIMVGLERAFSAKKSTDDADASTSPTLEG
- a CDS encoding DUF421 domain-containing protein, with amino-acid sequence MEELHRHFVEQIEIDPSRIPIVVLSAVVIYLFFLILVRTFGVRVMSKMTAFDTVVLIMFGAVAGRVIIGHPPTLAAGAIGLVTLMLLEAALGAARKQSGLRRVFDEKPHAVFAHGQYLDKQMRHYHISKSDMRMVMRRAGIHHRNQVQLIVLEPTGEMSLFRAGEPLERELFKGVQGIPDSFWADA